The Populus trichocarpa isolate Nisqually-1 chromosome 2, P.trichocarpa_v4.1, whole genome shotgun sequence genome has a window encoding:
- the LOC7483812 gene encoding 40S ribosomal protein S11: MAEQTEKAFLKQPRVFLSSKKSGKGKRPGKGGNRFWKSIGLGFKTPRDAIEGTYIDKKCPFTGTVSVRGRILAGTCHSAKMNRTIIVRRNYLHWVKKYQRYEKRHSNIPAHISPCFRIREGDHVTIGQCRPLSKTVRFNVLKVIPAGSSGGAKKAFTAM, from the exons ATGGCTGAGCAG ACGGAGAAGGCATTTTTGAAGCAGCCCAGGGTTTTCCTGAG ctcgAAGAAGTCTGGAAAGGGGAAGAGGCCCGGAAAGGGAGGAAATAGGTTCTGGAAAAGCATTGGACTGGGATTCAAAACACCCAGAGATGCTATTGAAG GAACATACATTGATAAGAAATGCCCATTCACTGGCACTGTTTCTGTCAGAGGACGTATCTTGGCTGGTACTTGCCACAGCGCAAAAATGAACAGAACCATTATTGTTAGGAGGAACTACCTTCACTGGGTCAAAAAATACCAGAG ATATGAGAAGAGGCACTCAAACATCCCAGCTCACATCTCCCCCTGTTTCCGGATCAGAGAAGGAGATCATGTTACCATTGGTCAATGCAG GCCATTGTCCAAGACAGTGAGGTTCAATGTGTTGAAGGTCATCCCAGCAGGATCTTCTGGTGGTGCAAAGAAGGCTTTTACAGCAATGTAA
- the LOC18096325 gene encoding uncharacterized RING finger protein P4H10.07 gives MGSSSSRLNGSTPSGSGTNSFKRRALASVFCGGSASQSPIEMGDHMDESLAGSLENLATFHDVSASSKQASSSNFGLETGLSSSSAESGDLSGSSNGNVEDTSAFKNSESQSQQVNISGSTMEAHAVNASVKEQTPTASASDDTAVAGVVGQDSGNLDSNGESISDANMDLSNTNSVIPASLSPQPCPEFLSSDREREARAARVLLVDVVNIHSNILSISFEEISNREARRNSRRMFWDAFSRSNLRRNRDSPTIVFTSSHADDLGSHDRWLLDFGGDLHLDGVGRESRYPGTRSHHRSERRWQSRRETFHDVRDELGWETSLCPAGLHPNGTCSCESSSVAVESSSHASISQIILLADALFEVLEEIHHHRLSLSPSMLSLPAPEAVVNSFPLKNYKKFQGTENVAQHEQQCHICLVDYEEGDKIRVLPCSHEYHMSCVDKWLKEIHGVCPLCRDGVCKGNVESPASNPEITSL, from the exons atgggtTCAAGCAGCAGCAGGTTAAATGGGTCAACCCCATCTGGGTCAGGGACTAACAGTTTCAAGCGCAGAGCCCTTGCTTCTGTCTTTTGTGGTGGTTCTGCTTCTCAGTCTCCTATTGAG ATGGGTGATCATATGGATGAATCGTTGGCAGGATCTCTTGAAAATTTAGCTACTTTTCATGATGTGTCAGCAAGCTCCAAGCAGGCCTCATCTTCTAACTTTGGTTTGGAAACTGGGTTAAGTAGTTCCAGTGCTGAAAGTGGGGACTTATCTGGAAGTAGTAATGGTAATGTTGAGGATACTTCTGCTTTTAAAAATAGCGAGTCACAATCTCAGCAGGTGAATATCAGTGGCAGTACTATGGAAGCCCATGCAGTGAATGCTTCTGTAAAAGAACAGACACCAACAGCATCTGCCTCTGATGATACAGCAGTGGCAGGCGTTGTGGGTCAGGATTCTGGGAACCTGGATTCAAATGGGGAGTCCATTTCAGATGCAAATATGGATTTGTCTAATACAAATTCTGTTATTCCTGCTTCCTTATCTCCACAACCATGTCCAGAATTTCTCTCATCTGACAGGGAACGAGAAGCAAGAGCTGCAAGAGTGCTTCTTGTTGATGTGGTGAACATACATTCCAACATTTTGTCAATTAGCTTTGAAGAAATTAGTAACCGTGAGGCAAGAAGAAATAGTAGAAGGATGTTTTGGGATGCTTTCTCAAGAAGCAATTTGAGAAGGAATAGGGATTCCCCAACCATAGTTTTTACATCTAGTCATGCTGATGATCTAGGATCTCACGACAGATGGCTCCTTGATTTTGGTGGCGATCTACATTTGGATGGAGTTGGTCGTGAATCTAGATATCCTGGCACTAGAAGTCATCACAGGAGTGAACGACGATGGCAATCAAGG AGAGAAACATTTCATGATGTACGTGATGAGCTAGGTTGGGAAACTTCCTTGTGTCCAGCTGGGCTTCATCCTAATGGTACATGCTCATGTGAATCCTCTTCTGTGGCTGTCGAGTCCAGCAGCCATGCAAGTATTTCACAAATAATTCTGCTGGCAGATGCACTTTTTGAG GTTTTAGAGGAAATCCATCACCATCGCCTGTCCCTATCACCTTCCATGCTCTCACTTCCTGCTCCGGAAGCTGTTGTAAATTCATTTCCTCTGAAGAATTATAAAAAGTTCCAGGGAACTGAAAATGTGGCACAGCATGAACAACA GTGTCACATTTGCTTGGTTGACTACGAGGAAGGAGATAAAATTCGAGTTCTCCCATGTTCTCATGAATATCACATGTCATGTGTTGACAAATGGCTCAAGGAAATACATGG TGTATGCCCTCTCTGCAGAGACGGTGTTTGCAAGGGAAATGTTGAAAGTCCAGCCTCAAACCCAGAGATCACATCACTTTGA
- the LOC7453930 gene encoding E3 ubiquitin-protein ligase ATL4: MSAPPYSFIPLNNTDEASDTSGGTKSPFQNLNSSILIIILILSVTLLVSVSLCFLLRILSRRSLRHLSPSRTTAIATTITTLSSNRLSSNNNHRVSPEDLESSVSDSLPLFSFSSIKHRPSSSPEISSGDCAVCLSTFEPEDILRLLPLCCHAFHAHCIETWLNSNQSCPLCRSRIHFSESELAKALFEGDARGGDSFRLEIGSISRREHTAPNPASSLSTATASAGADEDRSSYSVGSFDYVVEEESEVTISQSHRRSMSKESGRGGGLTLSEEPILAAEVASARGSLLREYVDRLSASLSSRTTSFRGSGRLFTGSSGRSEIAGGGDYGLGASRAGEEISELFRWFSGV; the protein is encoded by the coding sequence atgtcCGCTCCTCCATATTCGTTTATCCCTCTAAACAACACCGACGAGGCCAGCGATACAAGCGGAGGCACCAAGTCGCCCTTTCAGAACCTAAACTCAAgcattttgatcatcattttaatCCTCTCCGTAACTCTGTTAGTCTCTGTTTCTCTTTGTTTCCTTCTCCGTATCTTAAGCCGCCGTTCCCTCCGCCACCTTTCTCCCTCTAGAACCACCGCCATAGCTACCACAATAACAACCTTATCCTCTAACCGCCTCTCCAGTAACAACAACCATCGTGTTTCACCGGAAGATTTAGAGTCTTCCGTTTCTGACtcactccctctcttctctttctcctccATCAAACACAGACCATCCTCTTCCCCTGAAATCTCCAGCGGCGATTGCGCGGTTTGTTTATCGACGTTCGAACCAGAGGATATCCTGCGATTGCTTCCGCTCTGCTGTCATGCTTTCCATGCACATTGCATTGAAACATGGCTCAATTCTAACCAATCGTGTCCTCTTTGCCGGTCTCGTATTCATTTTTCGGAATCAGAGCTCGCCAAAGCTCTCTTTGAAGGTGACGCTCGTGGTGGTGATAGCTTCCGCCTTGAGATTGGCTCTATTAGCCGTCGAGAACATACTGCTCCTAACCCCGCGTCCTCTCTCTCTACAGCCACAGCCTCCGCCGGTGCAGACGAGGATCGGAGCTCGTACTCGGTTGGTTCGTTTGATTATGTCGTGGAGGAGGAATCGGAGGTTACTATCAGTCAATCGCACAGAAGGAGTATGTCGAAGGAGAGTGGTCGCGGGGGTGGTCTGACATTGTCCGAGGAGCCGATTCTGGCAGCAGAAGTGGCTTCGGCGAGAGGAAGTTTGTTAAGAGAATATGTTGATAGGCTGTCTGCTTCTCTCTCTTCACGTACGACATCTTTTAGAGGTTCTGGAAGGTTATTTACCGGTAGCAGTGGCCGGAGCGAGATTGCCGGTGGCGGAGATTATGGTTTGGGGGCGAGTCGTGCTGGAGAAGAAATTAGTGAGCTGTTTCGTTGGTTTTCAGGGGTATGA
- the LOC7453931 gene encoding probable mitochondrial import inner membrane translocase subunit TIM21 isoform X1, with protein sequence MQHIRRCSGPLRSQKGLSLFLGRKILKEVSDVGLAAFSTPMVAQRGALGNSVTRSPKSDYVRHFSANANHLTKDILRHNGIPAIYGGQPNREYLVSLRSSFQIMETHGESTINICFARSFASKASKKETHKQSETKKDVSTVEDPFDAPTYNIPEKPVTFTEGASYSIIILAGLAVAAAAAYAVFKELIFEPKEYKIFNKALKRIQDDSQVRVRIGSPITGYGQESRNRAARQRIPNRIFTDEDGVEHVQINFYIRGPHGAGKVSAEMFKDKVDKQWKYTYLIVEVMQPSRSQLILESYMPAPVAT encoded by the exons ATGCAGCATATCAGGAGATGCAGTGGTCCTTTGAGATCTCAAAAAGGGTTGTCGTTATTTTTGGGGAGAAAAATTCTTAAGGAAGTATCTGATGTGGGTTTGGCGGCCTTTTCAACACCCATGGTTGCACAAAGAGGTGCACTTGGTAATTCAGTCACTAGg TCGCCAAAGTCAGATTACGTGAGACATTTTAGTGCCAATGCCAACCATTTGACTAAG GACATACTTCGGCATAATG GTATCCCTGCTATCTATGGAGGTCAGCCTAATAGAGAATACTTGGTTAGCCTTAGGTCATCCTTTCAAATCATGGAAACCCATGGGGAAAGCACCATTAATATTTGCTTTGCTAGATCTTTCGCATCGAAAGCTTCAAAGAAAGAGACGCATAAACAATCTGAG ACCAAAAAAGACGTATCTACTGTTGAGGATCCTTTTGATGCTCCAACATACAATATCCCAGAGAAGCCTGTGACGTTTACAGAAGGTGCTTCCTACAGCATTATAATTCTTGCAGGACTTGCTGTTGCAGCTGCTGCGGCTTATGCTGTTTTTAAGGAGCTGATATTTGAACCAAAAGA GTACAAGATCTTTAACAAGGCTCTGAAAAGGATTCAAGATGACAGTCAG GTCAGAGTGAGAATTGGATCTCCTATTACGGGTTATGGTCAGGAAAGTAGAAATCGTGCTGCTCGCCAACGTATTCCCAATAGGATCTTTACTGATGAAGATGGTGTGGAGCATGTCCAG ATCAATTTCTATATTCGTGGGCCGCATGGTGCTGGGAAGGTTTCTGCTGAAATGTTCAAAGACAAAGTGGACAAGCAGTGGAAGTATACATATCTAATTGTGGAGGTCATGCAACCTTCGCGATCCCAATTGATTCTGGAGTCATATATGCCAGCGCCAGTGGCCACGTAA
- the LOC7453931 gene encoding probable mitochondrial import inner membrane translocase subunit TIM21 isoform X2: protein MRCFEISALVYGIPAIYGGQPNREYLVSLRSSFQIMETHGESTINICFARSFASKASKKETHKQSETKKDVSTVEDPFDAPTYNIPEKPVTFTEGASYSIIILAGLAVAAAAAYAVFKELIFEPKEYKIFNKALKRIQDDSQVRVRIGSPITGYGQESRNRAARQRIPNRIFTDEDGVEHVQINFYIRGPHGAGKVSAEMFKDKVDKQWKYTYLIVEVMQPSRSQLILESYMPAPVAT, encoded by the exons ATGCGCTGTTTTGAGATTTCTGCCTTGGTCTATG GTATCCCTGCTATCTATGGAGGTCAGCCTAATAGAGAATACTTGGTTAGCCTTAGGTCATCCTTTCAAATCATGGAAACCCATGGGGAAAGCACCATTAATATTTGCTTTGCTAGATCTTTCGCATCGAAAGCTTCAAAGAAAGAGACGCATAAACAATCTGAG ACCAAAAAAGACGTATCTACTGTTGAGGATCCTTTTGATGCTCCAACATACAATATCCCAGAGAAGCCTGTGACGTTTACAGAAGGTGCTTCCTACAGCATTATAATTCTTGCAGGACTTGCTGTTGCAGCTGCTGCGGCTTATGCTGTTTTTAAGGAGCTGATATTTGAACCAAAAGA GTACAAGATCTTTAACAAGGCTCTGAAAAGGATTCAAGATGACAGTCAG GTCAGAGTGAGAATTGGATCTCCTATTACGGGTTATGGTCAGGAAAGTAGAAATCGTGCTGCTCGCCAACGTATTCCCAATAGGATCTTTACTGATGAAGATGGTGTGGAGCATGTCCAG ATCAATTTCTATATTCGTGGGCCGCATGGTGCTGGGAAGGTTTCTGCTGAAATGTTCAAAGACAAAGTGGACAAGCAGTGGAAGTATACATATCTAATTGTGGAGGTCATGCAACCTTCGCGATCCCAATTGATTCTGGAGTCATATATGCCAGCGCCAGTGGCCACGTAA
- the LOC7483813 gene encoding uncharacterized protein LOC7483813 — MARWDEILSIPVQNPPTLEFSASDIVWSKVGGWRDNLDRLALIPFARVDDFVRGEPANKDCPTRFHVEARRRRPPQTSYKQKVDGILEYILYWCSFGPDDHRKGGIVRPSRTTYVPKKKNAGRPNTKRGYTCHFIVKRLISEPSVALIIYNQDKHVDKKGLPCHGPQDKKAEGTHAMFAPYISEDLRLRVLSLLYVGVSVETIMQRHNESVERQGGPCNRDDLLTHRYVRRQEKSIRCSTFELDTDDAVSINMWVESHLNQVFFFEDFSDSEPFTLGIQTEWQLQQMIRFGNRSLVASDSRFGTNKLKYPVHSLVVFNSDNKAIPVAWIITPRFANADAHRRMRALYNRVRTKDPSWKLAGFIVDHPLTDILTIRDVFQCSVLTSFWRVRHAWLKNRIKRCMETELRVQISKWLGQTVYDICRGQATVGLFEVLMEDFLDGSSFMDYFKATWYPRIRSWTTAIKTLPLASQGTCAAMEFYHNQLKVRLLNEKKPGVYQRADWLVDKLGTKVHSYFWLDEYSEKDDFARYWKDEWVSGLTSWRKALKIPDSDVVMDGRCAKVTDQLYRDRVYVVWNPGSQFAICDCRWAEMGNLCTTWRKAVNSLEQLVVRGTNSSNQDRELVNENHHIDKDMSSPNENDYQERDRHGLSRGITGDFVEGVREESVYA; from the exons ATGGCCAGATGGGATGAGATTCTGTCCATTCCTGTGCAGAATCCTCCAACGTTGGAATTTTCTGCTTCTGATATTGTATGGTCAAAGGTTGGAGGCTGGCGCGACAATTTAGATAGACTTGCTCTTATCCCTTTTGCTAGAGTCGATGATTTTGTAAGAGGCGAGCCTGCTAATAAAGACTGTCCAACAAGATTTCATGTTGAAGCTAGAAGGCGTCGGCCTCCTCAGACATCTTACAAGCAAAAGGTTGATGGCATCCTTGAGTACATATT ATATTGGTGTTCTTTTGGCCCTGATGATCACCGGAAAGGTGGCATAGTACGGCCCAGTAGAACTACTTAtgttccaaaaaagaaaaatgctgGTAGACCAAATACCAAGAGGGGGTACACCTGCCATTTTATTGTGAAACGTTTAATTTCTGAACCATCTGTAGCACTGATCATATATAATCAGGACAAGCACGTGGATAAAAAAGGGTTACCGTGCCATGGCCCTCAGGATAAGAAGGCTGAAGGAACACATGCTATGTTTGCCCCTTATATCTCAGAGGATCTTCGGCTTCgtgttttatctttattatatgttGGGGTCTCTGTGGAGACCATAATGCAGAGACACAATGAATCAGTAGAGAGGCAGGGTGGTCCATGTAATCGTGATGACCTGTTGACTCACAGGTATGTGCGGAGGCAGGAAAAAAGCATCCGCTGCTCTACATTTGAACTGGACACTGATGATGCAGTTAGCATTAACATGTGGGTTGAAAGCCATCTGAATCAGGTATTTTTCTTTGAGGATTTTTCTGATTCTGAGCCTTTCACTTTGGGAATACAAACAGAGTGGCAGTTGCAACAAATGATTCGGTTTGGCAATCGCAGTCTTGTGGCTTCTGATTCAAGGTTTGGAACAAACAAATTGAAG tatCCTGTTCACAGTCTTGTTGTGTTCAACTCAGACAATAAGGCCATCCCTGTAGCTTGGATAATAACACCAAGATTCGCTAATGCTGATGCACATAGAAGGATGAGGGCACTTTACAACAGAGTTCGTACTAAAGATCCTTCGTGGAAGTTGGCTGGGTTTATAGTGGATCATCCCTTGACAGACATCCTCACAATTAG GGATGTGTTTCAGTGCTCTGTTTTGACATCTTTTTGGCGAGTTCGCCATGCTTGGCTTAAGAATCGAATAAAGCGGTGCATGGAAACAGAGTTGCGTGTCCAGATATCGAAATGGCTTGGACAGACAGTATATGATATTTGCAGAGGACAAGCAACTGTAGGTTTATTTGAAGTTCTCATGGAAGATTTTCTTGATGGCTCTAGCTTTATGGATTACTTCAAGGCAACCTGGTATCCTAGAATAC GGAGTTGGACTACTGCAATAAAAACTCTTCCACTGGCAAGCCAAGGGACATGTGCAGCAATGGAATTTTACCACAACCAACTGAAAGTCAGGCTTTTGAATGAGAAGAAACCTGGTGTTTATCAGCGTGCTGATTGGTTGGTTGATAAGTTGGGTACAAAAGTGCATTCTTACTTCTGGCTTGATGAATACTCAGAAAAGGATGATTTTGCAAGATACTGGAAAGATGAGTGGGTCAGTGGTTTAACATCTTGGCGCAAAGCTTTGAAGATTCCAGACTCTGATGTTGTCATGGATGGTAGATGTGCAAAAGTTACTGACCAGCTTTATCGAGATAGGGTTTATGTTGTCTGGAACCCTGGTTCACAATTTGCAATTTGTGACTGCAGATGGGCAGAAATGGGCAACTTAT GTACCACTTGGAGAAAAGCTGTGAACTCACTTGAGCAGCTGGTGGTTCGGGGGACCAATTCCTCAAATCAAGATAGAGAATTGGTGAATGAGAATCATCATATTGACAAAGATATGTCATCTCCCAATGAGAATGATTATCAGGAAAGAGACAGACATGGGCTTTCTCGTGGTATTACAGGTGATTTTGTTGAGGGTGTTAGAGAAGAATCGGTTTATGCTTAG
- the LOC7453932 gene encoding transcription factor DUO1 yields the protein MPSIRKMEGFKKEEIRKGPWKAEEDEVLIMHVKKYGPRDWSSIRSKGLLQRTGKSCRLRWVNKLRPNLKHGCKFSAEEERVVIDLQAEFGNKWARIATYLPGRTDNDVKNFWSSRQKRLARILQTSGTPSSSNSRPQKSKYEVPVFQDVPTLEAPMFSSSMEEESSSKACSSSYLDNPEHIRMMPLPSLVKTDFPDGYANLGQYEPLSTIPFPQIPQPQPGLLFSPESHELLARLDDPYFLNVLGTADAPELGDAAQFSLGPPLFDPVSSCMNSATDVKNHVTPDTLFDEFPSDMFDHIEPLPSPSEW from the exons ATGCCTAGTATCCGGAAAATGGAAGGATTTAAGAAGGAAGAAATAAGAAAAGGGCCATGGAAAGCAGAAGAAGATGAAGTGCTGATTatgcatgttaaaaaatatggtCCTAGAGATTGGAGCTCTATTCGGTCCAAAGGCCTTTTACAACGAACTGGCAAATCTTGTCGTCTTCGTTGGGTTAATAAGCTTAGACCCAACTTGAAACA CGGGTGCAAGTTTTCAGCCGAGGAAGAGAGGGTGGTGATAGATTTGCAGGCAGAATTTGGGAACAAATGGGCTAGAATCGCCACGTATTTGCCTGGAAGGACTGATAATGACGTGAAGAATTTCTGGAGTAGTAGACAGAAGAGGCTGGCTAGGATTTTGCAGACTTCAGGAACACCTTCCTCTTCTAATTCCAGGCCACAGAAGAGTAAATATGAAGTTCCCGTCTTTCAAGATGTTCCCACTTTGGAG GCTCCAATGTTCAGTTCTTCAATGGAGGAAGAGTCATCCTCGAAGGCTTGTTCATCATCCTACTTGGATAACCCTGAACATATAAGAATGATGCCATTACCGTCTCTGGTTAAGACTGATTTTCCAGACGGTTATGCAAATCTTGGTCAGTATGAGCCCCTGTCAACGATTCCCTTCCCTCAGATCCCACAGCCCCAACCAGGCCTTTTATTCTCACCAGAAAGCCATGAGCTCCTGGCTAGGCTGGATGACCCTTACTTTCTCAATGTGCTTGGAACCGCAGATGCTCCTGAACTTGGAGATGCAGCACAATTTTCACTTGGGCCTCCATTGTTTGATCCAGTATCAAGTTGTATGAATAGTGCAACGGATGTGAAGAATCATGTGACCCCAGATACCCTCTTCGATGAGTTTCCATCAGACATGTTTGATCATATTGAACCGCTTCCAAGTCCTTCAGAGTGGTGA
- the LOC7453933 gene encoding uncharacterized protein LOC7453933, protein MDAPLPENNTINDSIHLQNVVVMRHGDRIDSLEPLWVTTATRPWDPPLVEAGRIRAFCTGRKLKTDLGFPIHRVFVSPFLRCIQTASEVVSALCAVDDGPDVVSSLGVTIDSSKLKVSIEYGLCEMLNREAIRSDCAPKDGNFGFNISELEAMLPTGTVDHAVKPVYEELPQWEETVMGARTRYEQIIKALTDKYPSENLLLVTHGEGVGVSVSAFLKDISVYEVDYCAYSQLRRSVVHEKKSFTAGEFEVLTHNGQSGISYCSANPMATGAM, encoded by the exons ATGGACGCTCCCTTACCAGAAAATAACACCATCAACGATTCTATACACCTGCAAAACGTTGTCGTAATGAGACACGGTGACCGGATCGACAGCCTCGAACCGTTATGGGTCACAACAGCCACTAGACCGTGGGATCCACCACTCGTGGAAGCGGGTCGGATCAGAGCTTTTTGTACTGGTCGGAAACTTAAAACGGATCTTGGGTTCCCTATCCACCGGGTCTTTGTTTCTCCTTTCCTACGCTGTATCCAGACCGCCTCCGAGGTTGTCTCTGCCCTCTGCGCCGTCGACGATGGTCCTGACGTTGTTAGTAGTCTCGGTGTCACCATCGATTCCTCTAAACTCAAG GTCTCTATTGAGTATGGTTTGTGTGAGATGTTGAATAGGGAAGCCATCAGAAGTGATTGTGCGCCCAAAGACGGCAACTTTGGGTTCAATATCTCTGAGCTTGAAGCTATGCTACCAACTGGGACAGTGGATCATGCTGTGAAACCAGTGTATGAAGAG CTGCCGCAATGGGAAGAGACTGTGATGGGTGCAAGGACTCGATATGAACAAATCATTAAGGCGCTTACGGATAAATACCCTTCAGAAAACTTGCTGCTTGTCACACACG GGGAAGGAGTAGGAGTTTCAGTTTCTGCATTTTTGAAAGACATATCAGTTTATGAGGTAGATTACTGTGCATATTCACAACTAAGAAGATCTGTTGTCCACGAAAAGAAGTCATTTACTGCTGGAGAGTTTGAGGTGCTCACTCATAATGGTCAATCTGGCATCAGTTACTGTTCTGCGAACCCTATGGCCACTGGCgccatgtaa